In Hemibagrus wyckioides isolate EC202008001 linkage group LG16, SWU_Hwy_1.0, whole genome shotgun sequence, the sequence cacacacacacacacacacacatatagacacacacacatatggataaataaatagatgatatatgaaatgaataatCATATATTTGAATACAGCCATTTTAATGCACTTTGAAATGTTGCATGGGTTAAAGTTTTGCAAACctaaaaattacacacacacacgcacacacacacactgacgtcGTTGCCTTCTGTGTCGAAGCTGAGGAACAAcagagtgatggtgtagtgtggagGAGCGATGAGCTGCCACACGCAGTGTTTATTATGCGGGTATTCATGAGGCCAGCCAGGACTGAACACGGAGCCATTTAACGCAGTGAGAAAACCTCCGCACGcagctgctacacacacacacacacacacacagtgaaagaaaaataaatatacaccatTTTTTCCTCTACCCAGACTGTGCACTAAATACATCTCCGTAAGGACAATAAGTGTTAGGAAACattaggtgcgtttacatggacacttgtaatccgatcgtaacaggactagaagcacagtcagattaaaaaagtgtcatgtaaacacgtcaatcggatggagtttgccacatccgattaaaattgtaatcggatggtaaggggtggtttaaaccattttcagtccgatcgagaggacatgtaaacacttaatcggatggaatatgttcctggaaagttctgagcatgtgcaatgacgcaagaatgacatatgacgtacggatgttgtcgTAGGTAAAATGGCGGGCGCTAAGCAAAACGGCGGGAATCCTGTTTTcgtggactgtgcgcatgtcaaaagatctaatccgattctaatcatgtgtcatgtaaacgcgcataacaatctgattactttataccgcgttcatgtaaacgctgcgatcggatccgtcaatctgattgaattcagtccgatctgattaaaaagtgtccatgtaaacgcacctaatGAGCTGTGTCTTTAATTTGAAAGTATAATTAATCAAAACAAAGGTGGAAAacatagacaaataaataataggTGAAAAACTAAGCCAGACTTTATCCACAGTGaatgaataatgtgtgtgtgtgtgtgtgttttgcattgTATTTATATGCACTCACCCTCACAGCTGTGTCGATCCATGGCAAGTTCATATCCAGGGTCACACGCACAGCGATAGCTACCTAGCGTATTAATGCACCTCTGAATGCACTGACCTTTATCAGGTCTGGAGCATTCATCCACTTCTACAGAGAAAATGTCAACATACATGACTCAAAACAATGATTAATTATCTGTACAAAGACTGCTTTCGCATGAATTGCCTTCATCATTTTGCACAACAGTTGACCTTACCCTTAACAGTTCTGGTTTAGTCATTTAAATTGATTATAGGTACAATTATAATGATCGATTTTTATCTATCGTCTTTTACTTAGAAAGTATAATTGCCTTGTTCTTAACGAATTGCCAGACATTTACAAAACTTAAGAAATATGCAgatgtaattaaaaatacacttattttccattttcatgAGCAGTGCACCTATTACAGATGCTAAAATATAAATTCTTTGTGCAGTTGTACACTTTTGTGGCACAATTCAGtgaatattttgttaaattacGTAGAACAATTACAGAAATAGTGTTTAAAGAAAGATTCAAAACAGAGAACATACAAGACTCTTAACCAAAAATGTTCATTTCACAACCATGTTGTGAATTTAGCCTCCACAGAATAGCTATGATTATTTCTTCATGTCTTCAGTTGTGGAAGTGTAGAGCTGTAGAGCTTGACAGTAAATCCTCCATTTAAATCCTCTACTTTCAGTAAATCCTCTAGATTCAAAGCCCTTTTGCAGTCTTTCTCCTGCCAGGTTTTCTTTTCTGAAAGCAGACAGCTAGTTGCACTGCACCTCAGGCTTGGAGTAGGAGGCCATTTATTGCCATGAGCTCCAATCTTTGACTTCTACTGATTTCAAATCTCAGTTAAAAGcatttttccttttcacacaGTTTGTGCTGTACCACCTAGATCTCCATTCACTAGAACTCAGAAGCccaaatctgttccagcatAACCATGCACAAAGGAAGCTCCATAAAGACCTGACCTGGACCTGACTAATGCGCAATCCCCCAGAGCAGAGCcacacagaagagtggaggttgtAACAGCAGCAAAATAAGAACAAAATCTTGAATTGAATGTTAAAAacgcacatatgggtgtgaaaTTCATGTGGCCTTGGTAAGTAAGGCACTGGATAAACTGAACCAACCAACCCaccaacaaacaaatatataaataacccTCTGGGAAGAGGTTAAGGTGCCTGCGGTCCAAGACTAGCAAGCTAAGGAACAGCTTTTAGCCAACAGCGGTCTCCTTACTGAACTCTTCAACCCATTAACCCTGCTTCATACCGATAAAGCCATTAAAACTGTATATCTTCCctgcacatttatatatacagtatattatgtaTGTACATAAACTTTCTGTATAGTCATACATATTCTCTGGatattcatatatacatatacactatattgccaaaagtattcgctcacctgccttgactcacatatgaacttaagtgacatcccattcctaatccatagagttcaatatgacgtcggtccaccctttgcagctataacagcttcaactcttctgggaaggctgtccacaaggtttaggagtgtgtttatgggaatttttgaccattcttccagaagcgcatttgtgaggtcacacactgatgttggacgagaaggcctggctctcagtctccgctctaattcatcccaaaggtgttctatcgggttgaggccaggactctgtgcaggccagtcaagttcatccacaccagactctgtcatccatgtctttatggaccttgctttgtgcactggtgcacagtcatgttggaagaggaaggggtcagctccaaactgttcccacaaagttgggagcatggaattgtccaaaatgtcttggtatgctgaagcattcagagttcctttcactggaactaaggggccaagcccagctcctgaaaaacaaccccacaccataatcccccctccaccaaactttacacttggcacaatgcagtcagacaagtaccgttctcctggcaaccgccaaacccagactcatccaacagattgccagatggagaagcgcgattcgtcactccagagaacgcgtctccactgctctagagtccagtggcggcgtgctttacaccactgcatccgacgctttgcattgcaattggtgatgtatggcttggatgcagctgctcggccatggaaacccattccatgaagctctctgcgcactgttcttgagctaatctgaaggccacatgaagtttggaggtctgtagcgattgactctgcagaaagttggcgacctcttcgcactatgcgcctcagcatccgctgaccccgctccgtcagtttacgtggcctaccacttcgtggctgagttgctgtcgttcccaaacacttccacgttcttataatacagctgacagttgactgtggaatatttaggagcgaggaaatttcacgactggatttgttgcacaggtggcatcctatcacagttccacgctggaattcactgagctcctgagagcgacccattctttcacaaatgtttgtaaaaacagtctgcatgcctaggtgcttgattttatacacctgtggccatggaagtgattggaacacctgattctgattatttggatgggtgagcgaatacttttggcaatatagtgtatattctgtacatttatatatatttgtatattcaaATACATGCacagatcagacataacattatgactacctgcctaatattgtgttggtccccctttttgccgcaaaaacagccctgaccctggACTGtcctggactccactagatccctgaaggtgtgctgtggtatctggcgccaagatgttagcagcagatcctttatgtcctgtaagttgcaaggtggagcctccatggatacTTAAAGGAtacctttgatagatactgacctctgcagaccgggaacacccccacaagagttttgaagatgctctgatccagttgtctagccatcacaatttgcccctttgttaaactcgctcaaatccttacacttgtccatttttcctgcttctaacacatcaactttgaggacaaaatgttcacttgctgcctaatatatcccacccactaacaggtgccatgatgaggagatgactTTGGGCATTTAACACTTTAATAACTTTTAAAATCTGTACCTTTAAAGAAAGTTGCAGCAAATCCACCTTTATTAACAGAACCATCGGAGACAAACTTCATCCACAGTTGATTGGAGCTGCTTTTGACGTCTTGGGGATTTTGGTTGCCACAGAATCGTCCAAGCAGCGGGTCGTCCTCCGAGCTACCGTCACGCACCTCCACGTAATCGTATGCACACCGGTCATGTCTCTCCAACTGAGCgacatgtaaaaaataaaaatgaccatTTTTCTGTCCTCAAACTGTAGCACATTACCAGttatcaaaaatataaaaaaataacaaaggcATCTCATGCTCTGTTAGTGTACAGTCAGTGTTTTACACATGACTGTACATTTTCCTCTCAGTCAAAGAGGGAcaagaaatatgttttttttaatttgaaatgCTCTTTCTATTTTCTATCCCCAAGTAATGCTGTCAAAGGTTACATAACCCTCACCTCAAAAGCCTGGAAGCAAAGTGCCACGTGAAAGCCTTCAGTCACCGTcatcttccacacacacactttactgggCTGATAGTCGTCAGGGTAGTTCGGTGACTGAATCTGTCCACTGTCAGTTTCCATTTCCCTGCCACACCTTGCTGCAAATAGAAATATGTACAAGAAATATACATAGTGGACCCTGTAAAAATACCCTGAGATAAACTTTATACAAAGGCATAATGAGAAACAGTTGGTGAACTTTTCTAATAAACAGTTCTAATAATTATGGTGTAATCAGAGACATGGACATGATAGTGAGAACTGGATTTTCCAAATTTTCCAGATCTCAAGGGACTATGGAAGGCCTAGGGGAATGTTATCAGTGTTAGGAAGCTAGCAGCCATGAAGGATTGATCTCACAACTTTTTGTGGTCAACCACAATCAAATCTTAAAGCCTGAGGGGGATATTCAGGATAGCACACAATGGGGATGGTCATGCCAAAATGTTCAGTGGCTACATATTAGGTACATATTTCAAGAATATAGCCTAGACATTAGAATAATGTTGTCAGTTCCCCAGTTTTGGAAGTGGTACAGTTGATTTATGTGCTGAAATTTATGAgtaaatttatttgtttcaaaATGGCCACTATGATAAAGCTCTTTAAGGAAATTGTTTAGATGATGTTGTCCTTTGGTTGCTCCGTGTTCGGTTATACCTGATTtgaatattcaattcaatacaattcaattgaattcgattcaattcaattcaatttatctgtatagcatttttaacagctttctcaaagcagctttacagaagtatagtaaaattataaagtttaaaggtaacttactatttatccctaacatttatccctattgagcaaggaaaaactccttgagatgatatgaggaagaaaccttgagaggaaccagtctcagaagcaaccaagagctcttgaggaaccaatgggtcagtgtagtttctgagttcagtATAGACTTAGAACACAGTCCCCGGTGTCACAGGCTATCCACGCAGTTCTATTTGAATTTGACACATCTTACACTGGATGACCTTCAAGATGCAACCCTACCAACATCAAATCTACCTTCGTATATGGCGGAGAATCCTTTCCCGACCCAGTTACTGCTGCTGTGGAACTCAATCCACAAACGACTGCTGGTGGAAACAAGAGACTCTGGGACCTGATCTCCACAAAAACGGCCTGAATCCAAAATACACAGCATTTTACACTTCAAAACAAGACCTGCAATTATCTCTACCTCAAAACATCTCTACTGACCCAGAATCTCATATGAGCATGTCTACTGACTTAATATCTGATGCTCATCTTAGAAATGTCTAGAATTAGCCAGCTGCGTTGTAGGTTTAGCTAATAATAATGCTATTAGAGCATAATGCTAATCTAGAGCACTCAAGTATGCAATCTAAATTTAGCCTGACTACAAGCAGTAGCTTAAAACTATGCAGTACGTCAAGCTAAAGAAGTGAAAACAAATGCTGTTGATTAGGTCACATGAAGTTTGACAagaaattattacatttaactTATTAAACTATGCCATCGTTGGCTCACTGCTGCTACAGATCGGTAACAATCCGATGAAAagatactgtatactgtatacctATTAAAGGTGATTTCCTCCAGTATCCATCTCGCACTTCCACATAATCATACGAGCAGAGTTGACTTTGATAGAGATCCATGGAGGTGAAGTTAAGGATGATCTAATGCAGACAGCCAGACACaatggagacaaaaaaaagagagaggtcAATTCCAGCAATTTAGAGATTATTTGTGGAAAGTGACAGTTTTATTGGGTAGTTCTATAACAGCTAGGAACTATCACTGGGAATACTGCACCAGCACACAACCGCTTTCACAATTTTTAGATCATCTCAGACTCTTACAATTCGTCTTGACTGAATTTGCACCAAAAGGCCATTATGGGTATTTTAGTTTTGGTCATATTGATGGTTTATATATAACAGCCCAGAGGGAGACCTTAAATAAAGATGTCTTTAAAGACAATTACTTTTTGCATTGTAAGAGATGACCTCAATAAAGTGTTGAGCCGATTCTATAAGAGACAATGTGTGTAATAACAAGGGTTCTCCATGACAGAGTATATGATAAGGATTACCAATAGATCACCAATTTGGGGCCATAGTGTACTAATAGGCCGTTAGGTTAATAGTTTAAACCTGGATCAACTGGAGGATTTGTTTCATTAATAGTAATGGATTGTTGCATTTCAGTGAGATAGGATAATATTAGATTAGATATATCATAAATTCTCTAACTGCTGCCTCATCTGATGCTGGTGTTTGTATATTCTACCTTTTCTCCAGGTGTAACAGAGATGCTCCATACACAGTCTGTGTAAGCGGCATATCCATTAGGGAATCCAGGAGAAGAGAAATTTCCAGAGCTATCCTGTAGACTCTCCCCACACTCTGCACACAGAAACATATTGTCATATGCCAGGGGAAATCAATTCTGTCACGGTTTCATCCATTCCCAGGGCATAGCATTTTATGGTGTTATATAGCCAAGGGGAAGAATATTGAACAACTGGAGATGGATATATAGACTTTTTTAACTAGGAGGCAGCTCAAGGGGTAGGAACAATGgcaattttgttttttagtATAATGTGAACTGAGTTCAGGCAAGGAACCTCCTATAATGATCCAGATAAGAATAATCTTAAAAAATTGAACTGACAAAAAAATAGCTTTTACAAGCAACCAAACTGACCACATCGTAATCAGCAGGATGCGGTGCAGATCTCCCAACAATGATTATTATCTATCTTACAATGATTATTATCTTTAACTAAGGTAAAGCATAGGAAACAACTTGATGTTGCTACGCTGAAATGCCCCAACACCAACAAGGATATATGAGTGCCCTGGCTGACAGAGATGACGAGAACCCATACATCATGACCAAATGGGACGTCATTAAAAACGTCTATGCATAAATGACCATTAAGGCtgcttttttttaaggaaaggACAAGGCTTAACACCTGGAAACAACTAAAACTCAATATGTTTTGCAATAAGTCATCAAGACTCTAGAGACAGGTCCAGAAATTGTACAGTAACAAAGATACAGGGCTCAAAAGGAGGGCCAGATCTTTTGTAGGGGAGTTGCTGCTGCAAGAGGTGAAATGTGTGTTACAAATCTGAACAAGACATGAATAGACATTGACATTACTCCAACAACTAAAGTAGAATTCAGGTATGTCACCAAAGCCATGAAGAACAAGAAAGCTGATGggttttattccatttttattcCAATCTGTTGAAAACTGGCATAACGTAAGATCCTCAAAATGGACCAAGACTGTGTCCcaaaagatggacagagatagtgaagtaaaaaaaaaaaagatggctgTAACCTGGAGTGAGGCACAACATGGGGACTAAACACTGTAAGGAAAGATTTGTGTATATCCATAAATCATGGAAATTTAATAAGGATAACAGTGTAGACAACTATGATAATAAATACAGTTCAGAATCCAGACTAGAAGACGTACACCAATGTTATATTGCTGCACAGCCAAAGAACATAAATATCTAATGGCTACAATTAATAAACCCCACTGGCCCATTTGGCAGAACCCTTGGGCCAGCTAGGCTTGTTGGTCTTTATCATTTTGAGTTTCCTATGAAATAATTAAACAGTTGTTTAGCCCAGGGTCCTTGTATAAGGTTCAGATTTCTCCCAAGAGACAAATGGCTGTTTAATTTGTCAAGTGTGTTTCTCATCTACccaaaagctatttaaaaaaaagggtgaGAAGAGCTtctgtttatttgcttatttcCTGATAGCACTGACAGGAGATTGAGATAAAGGCTCTTATAAATGAGAAGATTGATATAAATATGAGACTCGATTTTGTTCCtgctgctctcagccaatcaggactAGTCAGACCTGGAACTGTTTGTTCCCTGGAGAATAAAGACACACTTACCAGGACACTTGTAGAGCTTCCGTGCTTGAGTGATGTCTCCTTTGCTCAGTCTCATCCTCTGACCTATAGGGGGTCTGATTCCATTCACGTCATAGCGAGGCAGAATTGTATCAAGGAGGATGCTTCTGTAATACACATGCAgaaaaattaagaaagaaagaaagaaagaataaacagaTTGAACAGAAAGAATTTTGACTGTACAAGGGGGATgagaaatattatatttactaatattatattatatttagaaatattattctatctattatattattattctatCATTTTTTAAGTCATAATAATACCATTTTTGTTGTTGATACTTTTTAATAGATCAActttattcacattaatattattaatattaacaatggcaacaacaacaatactactactgctaataataataataataataataatcatcatcatcatcatcatcatcatcatcatcatcataattaatttaatttgtttactattttatccctctctgtctctcactgtttccTGCTGTATAtatatccctctctctttctctccccctccctcattctctctctctctctctctctctctctctcgctctccctttCTGCCTCATCCTTTTTCTCCATCCCTCTATATCTCACTTCGGAGGTGATGGAAGTGGTGTTGCCTCTGCAGTTCATTAATATCAAAATAGATATTTATATAACTATGAATAATCCCTGTGGTGTCACTGCTGGATGTTGTTTTCGTTTATTTAGGTCGGATCCCAGTATGAAATAGCGCCATACCTCTATAATCTGTTTACTCCTCGTGTGCTAATGTTATTAATGCCCCGAGACATTAATTACTACAGAGCGCTTAGTCTGTTCAgctgaatatacagtatttatgtcTGAAGATTATATTACAATGATCtgctattattaatcaaattGAATCCTCagagataataataatgtctCCAATGAGTCAGCTCTTCTGCTGAACATTGAGAGCAGACTTGTAGGCAATGCTGTTACTTTTGAAGTGTAACTTCATCAAAACACTTCCATGGGAATCTCCTCTTAGCATCTCTTTAGCATGAATGCTGATACGTGTGCTTGGCTTTTAgctacagctctggaaaaaaaaaaaaaagagaccactgcccaatctccagatttgaaccctattgaatgtcatcaagaggaagatggatgggaTGGATGCTTtgttgcaaaaagagtggtataaagttccccaacagcattgtgaaagactggtggagagcatggagccgaaacgcatgcaaatcggggttattccaccaatactgatttcttaatgttattcagccaaagcattaacacaatttgtttacaaaatattttccagagctgtatgtgtTAGTATACTTCAAGCCTAGTTTAGCGAAGAAAACCTGACCTGTGACCTGACTCACTAAAACGAGaacacattcacatcactattatataaatatgtcCGCAGTCCTGCGAGTCTTGGATTCggttattttgatttatttgtctGCTTGTTTAAGCGTATAAATTATGTCCCTCATTGAGTTGCTGTTATTgcagaatataacaaaactgtctGAGgagaagtcttttttttttactccttgaCTTTTATTAAAGGAATCATCAGAGGATTATGTTAATGTTTTCCATCTGttacaaaaggaaaaaattcctttttttatatacagctgaatctcggcatacgaatttaattcgtcctggaggcgagttctttgTATTGTGGATCGAATGttctcataagaaataatgtaaatgcagattatCCGTTCCAATGTGACCAAATAcgaagcatatgtaaactgtatggctgcttaaaaagaactgacccaagccaagcgttccatgtcaaggctcctcacaggaagtcgtgccactaagcttgggctaaaaatagaacagaccacttacaccaccaatctgtcaacaaaaaaacgcacgaaaaatcacatagcttttgaacgcatgccgaaggcaatgttggtatcgtgggatgactctttccaaacagctttcgctgactgaaaaagatttgtaaaattcataaactcgctTGGCTTGGCTTTCCCctgacacaaacaagttttAACCGACTTCTGGATGTATGCGCAACTTAGCTAAGGTAAagttcggttcgttcgtatgaTGAAAATGCTTTGAAttctgatgcaaatttcttgcaatattttaattcttaaggcaaaaattcataagggagttCATATTCATATGCCGGGGTTCCACTGTACtaggatttttgttttgttttgtttagttttactAAACAATCTATTTAGATAACAATCTATTATCTATTGTATCTATCATAACCCTGTCTCTTAAtgatctctctgtctccatcatgATGCATAAATATTATGTGATATTATCACACCTGGAGAATGTGTTTGTGGAGTAGTGCATGATGCTGTCGAAGTCGTACGTCTCTCCTAATGAGTTCACCTCATCCGGGTCCATCTTCAGGAAATTATACTCCTGGCCTACATACATTACAGAGCGAAGATGATTTATATTCAGTTcgattcagttttatttgtatagacagtgtcacaaagcagcttaacAGAAATCTGGATATAGATTTATATTATAATCCTAATGAGAAAGCCAGCGGTGAAAGGAAAACTTTATGACATGACCTCAGATAagaaagaaaccttaagaggagcCAGACTCTTAAATATCATAAAGGCAAGTGGGACTAAGTGTGTTAccgtctttatgattacagcagcagttcttagATATAAATATCACATTTTACAACACTGCAGTAACAATAAAGGGAATCTTATctgatcttatcttatctcatcttagCAAATCCATAGCATGCATTGTACAGATGTGTCACAGAGAGTGTGACAGAGTTTTACCTGGCTGTATGTTCTCTCTAATAATGCTGACGTGTGTGTCCCGGTCGGGACGTGTGTGTTCATGCCAGAAGCCAATCACATGACCGAGTTCGTGAACAACAATTCCAAATTTATCGCAGTTCTTGCCAATGGAGATTGCTTGGGGTCCATCACCTCTCCGACCCACATAAGAACAACATctacaaaaaagaaacattgatGTGAAATACACATAGTGTGTCTGCAGTCTTAAAATAGCATCTGATGTGTGGCTCGGAAGGCTGGATTCGAAGGGTACTTAGATGAAGACCCTTGTGGTCAAAAATGCAAACTTGGACATCATTACACTTccaaagagtgtgtgttcttaccCACATGCCCGATATGTGAAGATGATGTAGCTCTCCTCTGTCGTCCTTTCTATAAAGGTTACACAGACGTGTCGCTCCCAGTGCCGCATGGCCTGTTTAAAGATGGCTCTCTGACTGCCTGAGAAaagaatttaaaacaaaaacagtgtcaCAGTAATATATGTTCCTGCTGGTCCAGCAATAGAATCATTTCaggcatttgacagacacccttatctagagcaacttTACACAACTTAGTAAATGAGgtttaagggccatgctcaggggcccagcagtggcagcttgctggacctgggattcgaataAAGAAACTtcccatcagtagtccaacaccttaactactaATCTACCACAACCCCCACTGTGGCCTGGGTTCAATTCAGTGGTGGCCAGTCAATAGGGGACGCCGCCCCCTTAAAGTTAACCAGAGAAGACTGCTACTTTAACacgttaacaataattatatatttgatAAATGAGTGTGTATGCAGGTCCGTAAACCTTTGAAAAGCACGTGACTTGGGGCTGAGttctgattggcttgtttcaaattttCCTTGGGGCACAGCAATCTGCATTATTAGTGAATCAATAtcgtttttatatatttggcctcatgtgattggaccattctcaacaAGTCTCATTACCACTCAGATTGTCAGTTAACGGacaggtactgattaatgtggaagcaagcgAAGTATCTCGAGATGGAACAAAATTCGGTtctatctttacaaaaataccctttcacaaggtgttcagatgaagaaaagaaaagaatcaaggCGCTTGGACCAGATCGACCCAATTTgaaaattcagcagcagtcaagTGATGGCAGTGGAGCTTCTACTTGGTGCTTTTCCAGCACTTCTTATTGAATGCATTGGCCATGCTGTCaatggaaaagagactggttactgagatgactgactttaaccagaagCTCATTTAAAATTGGCAAGCCAGGAAGAAAGGAGGCCTTGATTGTCTTTGGAAAATTGTACATTTGAACACTCTTGCTAATGGCACcagatgatgctgtgtgtttgctgtgGGAAAGTGATGGCTATCTGGAACTGTGTGAATGTACTAGTCCCTAGTTCCTTGTTGTTTGTCTTTATGTAGCATCAGGGttctggaggaacgttgtttcatttcactatgtactgtctTCTTTACTTAACTGGATctgctttgtttctttctgtgaaAGTGAACAATTCTTGAACATATTCATTGATAAATCTGACTCCATAGTAAAGCTAGGTCTGGCTGGTAagagtacagtggaacctcagcatacaagTGCCCTAACCTCATGAATTTTTCgcattaagaattaaaattttgcatcggcatacaaagcattctCAACAACCGAACCAAACACCGGCTAAGTGCGCGTAAGTCAGTGGAAAGAGTCAATCCACAAAGCCAATGTTGctttcggcatgcgttcaaaagctagctgatttttcaggcatttttttgttgacagattggtggtgttggtggtctgttctattctatacaggaagtcatgccacc encodes:
- the LOC131366532 gene encoding bone morphogenetic protein 1-like isoform X1 — encoded protein: MRSKLIMKSQWTFLLLHACLLLAIGLDSEVKYPPESDEVNYRDPCEAVAFMGDIALDKDDLLLFRRDSTEKDLPHTSSHPNNTVAETDAATNRSRRSSRFWDSVKISRRTRAATAKTERIWPDGIIPYIISTNFSGSQRAIFKQAMRHWERHVCVTFIERTTEESYIIFTYRACGCCSYVGRRGDGPQAISIGKNCDKFGIVVHELGHVIGFWHEHTRPDRDTHVSIIRENIQPGQEYNFLKMDPDEVNSLGETYDFDSIMHYSTNTFSRSILLDTILPRYDVNGIRPPIGQRMRLSKGDITQARKLYKCPECGESLQDSSGNFSSPGFPNGYAAYTDCVWSISVTPGEKIILNFTSMDLYQSQLCSYDYVEVRDGYWRKSPLIGRFCGDQVPESLVSTSSRLWIEFHSSSNWVGKGFSAIYEARCGREMETDSGQIQSPNYPDDYQPSKVCVWKMTVTEGFHVALCFQAFELERHDRCAYDYVEVRDGSSEDDPLLGRFCGNQNPQDVKSSSNQLWMKFVSDGSVNKGGFAATFFKEVDECSRPDKGQCIQRCINTLGSYRCACDPGYELAMDRHSCEAAACGGFLTALNGSVFSPGWPHEYPHNKHCVWQLIAPPHYTITLLFLSFDTEGNDVCKYDYVEVRSESRLHGRFCGAATPEPITSDSNILHVEFKSDSTVSRRGFTATFFSDVDECSRENGGCQHDCVNTFGSYSCLCHSGFTLHTNMHDCKEAGCDHVITSIPVSIMSPNWPDKYPNKKVCTWALSTTPGHRIKLSINEIDMESHLECSYDHLDVYNGPNDASPSLGRFCGSKKPLPVISSTSKMFLQFFSDNSVQKRGFEASFTTECGGALKAETEPGDLYSHAQFGDNNYSAAEECEWVISAEKGFGVKLIFNIFDLEDEAKCTYDYIELFDGSDTKAPRLGRYCGSGPPDDIYSAGDAIVIKFHTDDTISKKGFHIQYTSTEFQDTLHTSK